The following nucleotide sequence is from Mytilus galloprovincialis chromosome 12, xbMytGall1.hap1.1, whole genome shotgun sequence.
ATGGTTCCGACACTGACGTTACATCCTGGAGAAAACAGGCTGAATGATGCTTCCTTCTTCTGCTCTACAGACACATTCAGTTCTTTTATGTGCTGAACATTTTCCAAGTTTGGTATTTCCTCTTCACTAGATAAATTAGAGAGAGCCCTttcccttttaacttttttaatgcTTGAACATTctacaaaattcaaatattttatgacATTTGTATTGGTCGGTATGCATCATTTTATTACCGTTTTCCATTAACATTACATTTTTCACCTTCCCTGACTTTGGTGTTTTGTTAAAACCTTCCTATAGATTATTCATTGCATGCGTTAGTACTTTCAATGTATCAATAAAAGTAGGTGTATGCAGTTAAATTCCCGTGCTTTATTCGTATTATTAACTCAAGTACTTTCAGCATAGTATAAAATTATGAAGCATCGATCAATAATCAATCATTTGGCATTGCTTAATGATATATATAAGTTTTTCTCTTTATTTGAATTCTAAGAAGCAAGATTTAGGTTGCaggaatgtaaaaaaaacctcattaACCTGTGTTTAAGAAAAAGAATCAAACACATGATGCAAATATGCGAATGTTGTATTGGCATGTAAACGTGTTTGGAGGGGGCTGAGTGTTGCCTGTTTGTGTGGTGCTTTGGACctgcaattttctttttttttaatagggTGTGTTATAGGGGCAAAGGCCAGCCATACGAATTGGCTGATTATTGTCCTTAAGGCTACTTCACATTTTTTGGCTATAATCCAATTATGTATATGCCAACAGATATAATATCTAAAGATAACCGTCGGCAAGAAATTGGTTATCATAGTCAACCAAAACGTGACGGAAGATACCAGGACATTAACAACGTATAAGCAACTGAACGCCtttgcaaaaaatgaaagatgatCATAATTCAATCAAGTTCAGAGAACATTTCGTAAACAACTAGAACTGAAAAACACGAATTACCACTAAAGAACGAGGGTTGTCTCATGTGTTTTGGAAAGTAAGGCAGATACTGCTCACCGAGTTGCCCTTATTGTGATACTCAAGGTAAGTCAAAATTCACTTATGAGTGTTTTTCGGAAATTTCACAATGGACGAAAACGTGTGTAGTTTCACCAGTTAGGCATTAAAGTCCGTAATCTTCTTTTGAATACTAGATATAAAATCGCACAACTAATGGTAACCATGAAACTGTACGACTTTGCAATCTTTGGTGCAATGACTTTCTTGTAAGTGGCGACATTCATTAAAATATGTCTCATCTAATATATGAATTGTAAAGGACTAAGCCTATTGCAGAGTGCTGGCTTTGTAGTTTTGATGTAGTATCAATGTACACTAATTGCCCGATTAATGAAATATTATCGGCCGTTACAATTTCGTATAATCAGTTTGATAAATCATATTACAAATCAGATGCCACACCTACGGATGATTTAATCTATCTCCTCTGGTCAATTTTAAagaacaatattttgattttaataagcAAACAATTAAGCGCACCGAAAGGAGCAGTGCCAAAACCCGCAAACCTGGATTATGcttatgtataaaattatgaaagaaatCATTTCTAAGGTATCGTGatgatattatatttatatatcacgGCAACATGACGGACATAAAGGATTTGTTGAAGTAATCAATAATCGTTATCCTTTCCTAATAAATTGATATCACAACCCTATTGATGGCAGGCCTACAATGCTTAAACCCATTcataattgttataaatttatcataagcatataatacaaaaaccgcCGATACACTAAATTTGTGTCGGATTGATGTAGAGCAATTACAAGTCAAGTAATACTAGCATCACGTGAAcattattttgtaatataattgtaATAAAATACTTATAGAATGTATATGGAGTCCTCCGTATTAGATGTTTTGCTATTGGAATTCGGATTGATGTTAGAACGCTTGGATGTTAGGTTTCAATTTTATACAAAGTTTATGACTATACAGAATTTTCTATCAGAACTAGCATTAACGTTCCCTACAGTGTCTCTTATAATCAAATTAGCCACTACATAAAAAACGCAAACCATGAAAAAAAGGTTTATATATCCATCAGTAAAGAAAATATTGAAACATACCCTTTATATATTCGTGTTCTGTTGCGGttgatcttttattttttttacgtccaTCTACATCGCTGGTAGTATGATCTATGCCCACATGTGGTTCTGTAGAATTCTGGACTTTAACCAGATTTTTACATTGTTTGTCACTGGAACGTGAATATATTATCTCATACTCTTTGTCCTTCCTTGCTTTGGAACATTCTTTAAGTGAAATgataatgtaaatattttgtaatttgtttttaaattttcgatTGCACAACTCTTTCTGTTCAAAGGTAAAATTTGAACGATTAAACTAAGTGGctgatttatgaacaaaattATAAAACGAAACACAATTATAACAGACATCCACGAACGAAGACCAATGAATTAACGGCGCATTTCTTGTCACAGCCGTATTATGAATGTGgtagttttaaacatatatttaagttcGCAACCTGTTCTAATATGGAACAGTTTTGTaacagcaaaaaaaaagaaaaagtataaAACGCAgtgttgaatgtttaaaattaaactcaaaaagttaaaaatgaaaataaagagacACAATACAAAGATAAAACAGGTTCTAGGCAGTACCCATTTTACTTTCCATTGGAAGTAGAGTAGGCAGATTTAGAAATGAATATACTGGAGTTTTACACACTACACTTTGAATGGAAATGCATATACCATCCCACAAAATGCATTATTAAACGCTGTGATAATTGCAAACACcgacaaatatataaaacttcTGACCATGCTTTATCCACCACTAAAATGCATAAGTATAGTCACGAGTTTACATATATTCAGTTTAATAAATACAACCTAAGTATCTAGTTACTGTTTTACAGGGGGTTTATTTTACAGAACCAATACAGAAAACCTATTATAAATTGAAAAGTCTGTTAAATAAGTGTATATTGACGGATCATAGAGAAATACACAGGAAAATAAATAAAGGAATGAAACATTTTTGATATCTTTATCACCAAACCTTAGATCGCGATATCCATATGTGTTGGAGTTTGAGTTGCTAAATCTGGAGCTTTCTATGTGTTTTGAATactcttgtttgtttgtttgtttgtctttttcgatTTTGACATGGCGTTTTTAGAATTTGTTTgccttatgagtttaaatgttccTTTTGGTAACTTTCTTTTGTATACATGGTCCTCATAACTCTTCTAATCATTAACTGATCAGTCTCGAAAAAACGGAAAGATCCTTTAAATCTcgtgtaaaaaaatatgtttcgtcttgaacatgcatgaaatatttgtcactggacgttaggcAACTACAATCACCAATCAATTTATCGTGTAAAGAAAAGAAAACCCATCATATATGAGCAATTGTTGTGGTGAAAGCTTA
It contains:
- the LOC143054872 gene encoding uncharacterized protein LOC143054872 translates to MELLLIENSKKLDDSMRMNSRERDESDEQPLNNEKEDNHMNNSSQGGPYAECSKARKDKEYEIIYSRSSDKQCKNLVKVQNSTEPHVGIDHTTSDVDGRKKNKRSTATEHEYIKECSSIKKVKRERALSNLSSEEEIPNLENVQHIKELNVSVEQKKEASFSLFSPGCNVSVGTIVMGNQYITVTSIDQMSETSSNSTSI